GATAAACAAAAGCCATTTTTTAGCCATTTCCAAGTTCTTGTAAGGCCAAACACATTGCAAGTATCCACTGGAAGTTTGATGCCCTATTCATTCTTAGTACATGGacctgttagagtagatgtcctgcaagtCAATGggtggctagggaatttattgactcaagtgaaataaacaatctttatttaaatataatttaactttttatggtcttgttatactttatctatatacccatgtaaacagcatagataaagtccttgattatgctttaatacaaatcactacaagaaaagtgggtttccgcagcgtgcaatgtgcgcCGTGGAAAGGTATCCGCAGCGTGCATTGCACGCAGCAAAATTGAAAGTCGTCTTAAGTTTGAAACTATTGGCAGCGTGCGGTTTACGCCGCGGTTTATTATAATAACGGCATGCAGATTGTGCTATTGATAGTTATCTTTCGGCGGCGTGCACCGCGCGCTATGGATAAAAGTATTAACGACGTGCAAAACATGTTGTTGATATGTTCAACAATTGGCAGCGTGCAATGCACGCTGCGGTTTACTCTAATCATGGCGTGCAGAGTGTGGTATTGATAGTTATCTTTCGGTAGCGGGCACCGCGCGCTATGGTTAAGAGTATAAACGGCCTGTAAAGCATGTTATTGTTATGTTGAACAATTGGAAGCGTGCATTGCACGCGGCAGTTAAAGGTATCCAAGGCGTGCATAATATGCCGTTGATAAGTAATTTGCACGCTGCGATTAAAAGTAGTGATCTATTTCCAGGTTGCAATGCAAGCTGTAGTTGACATATTCAACATTGTACAAAGTGTGCTATCGATTTGGTTTATTAGCAACGTGCAACACATTAacgttattttattattatgaacCAAAATTGAAACAATAATATCGAAACTCAAAAGATTTATCACACCACATCCAACCAATTACAAGAATAAAAGCATGTAATAAGATAACAtaaaaactaagtaaataatgtCAATTCTCCTTTATCcaataaaacaaaaaacttGATAAAGTAAACAAAAGACTCAGTAATATGATGATGGTTTGATGCAATATTGTCTCTAATTCTAGAACCAATAGGAACTGTATCAGTCATACAAAACGATAAATTTAGAAAACCATGCTACTGTGCTTCCAACAGCATCATCCAGAAATATCATTTCAGAATTCGGTCGAATCAAGTCTACCTGCTCCACAAGAACTCTATCAACCCAAACTTTCCAACAAGATCCAACAAGAGGAACATGATGCACTTTTACCGTTGAATCTGTGGATGCAATTCGACCTTCAGCAACAACTCCATCACCACACCAATGAAGCAACTTACATTTAGTATTTTCAGGGATATCTCCATGACTCACATTCTTTAAATTTGACTGCATATAAACAATACAAAGTATTAATTATGCCACATCTATTTTATAACAAATGTGGTTTAGATATCACAAACTTTTAAGATAGTTACCCGAGATGCAGCTTGATGTTGGTTCACATTATCAGCATTACCACTTTTATTGGGACGATTGATATCACAACCGCTACCAATATCATTCCCAATCCCAATACTGCCACCACTACCAACTTACATATTGAGATAAAGcaaaaaatatctcaaacaaCAAATCTCCAGTGTATGAAGCTTCATTAAATTACTTCTATTGTGAGGTCACTATAAAATCTACTGTGCAGAAGAAGCACATTGCATGTCAACAATTTCaatctaaaatataatttaatttgtaATACCCGAAAAATCAATATGcgtatatatgtgtataatttctattatttaattttaaatgattattttttttaagaaatgacTGATTTAATtccatttaaatcatttacgttatttttaaggattttaaatcgcgtatttcaaattttagctttttagatatttaagcgagaccggaccggagatagAAAATCggatatgaattttatgatccaaaaatattcctaaatttattccgagctaataaataaattattttgttgaaatcaagtggatttaagtctactttaattaattaatcaccaatttaattataggcttcttaattcatctagatagtgcttaattaacttttaatcaagcttatctaacataggattctacttagcaaaacttaaataaaatcttaCACTAATTGAGAAGCCAACTCTCGATCATTCCCACTCCACACAATCCCAAACCATTTAACTCCCCCAACAATACAAATGTCAACCATGCAACATGCatgccccccccccccccccccccaacttgacatcattTACTCACCCATGCACCACCTTATTAACCACCAACCTTCACCACCTTCTCCACTCTCCCTAGCAtgaaaattcagaagaaaaatcatcaaataatcGTGAgccatcaagagagaaaagagagaAAACAAGCAAGAAAAGAGAACTCCATCTCCGCCGCATCGCGTTCGTCGTAATCGATTTGTTTTCGTTTCAAACAAAtacaaggcatgtatatgttatttttttgctcttcaatcaagtcataatatgatttttaaaaatcacaTGTCCATGATTTTCATGAGAAAACCGAAATATTAAAGCAACTACacaagaaaattctgcacagctttttctccatttttatgcttcacgggttgcattattttgatgatttcagggtgtggttcgattccaggctcccaaggctgcttaTGGTCATGTTCTAGGGTGTGTTAGGGTCAAGTTTGATCAAGGGTTCAAGCCCCAAAACCGTGAGTTAGATGTTCCAAACAACAAGCAAGAAACAAGTGTCATAGTTGTGTTTCATTTATTGTCATTGGCATGTTTGGGGTAGAGTTCGAGacatggctggcctagggccagtagccatggctaggacccttccCTATCAAGCATAGGACGTGGTCAAGTTGGCCCTAAGTGGCTGGAGCCATATCCCAACTCGTTTGGACTGAAACAACACAAGTGTCCCTCGGTTTCATTTTTCTGTTCTCCTTCGTGTGAGTTGGTTTCGGTTTTTATGAggttgggtggatcttggttggatcTTATCCCTTAGCCATGATTCATACAAGAcctcatcatgtctagatcaagccatggtcgatcacatggccactggaatgaaaTAAGGCAGCAATTTCAGTCATACTCCCCACGCGCGCAGCATGGTTCCTCGGGTGGGAGTTTCGGGTTGTCCTACGGTTTTGCTGGGGTTGTGGCTGGCTTTTGCCCTTATCCATGGTCTGAGCCACTCCTTAgaatgttgggaagaggctatggtcggtggttcaagccccaatggccaaaagtctcgcaaacgaagcCCCGGAAGCGCAGCAGccgctgctgtaattttctggACAACAACTTtagcttcggttcagaggtgtgtttagagttcttggttggcttttagcctatggacttggactggacagtacctcatcaagttaggaaggccatgtttttgaccgtttgtgattcggttaagtttagaggtcgtacgataatttacggtgcaatgtgccaaagtgactctcgaaagagcgtttcatgattttggcctccatgcacaattttcgtgtattacagcccttggtaattattttccagtattttaggtgtattttaatcatgactaaatgatggttcgatgttggttcgggttggtacggagtcatggttaaatattaagtttgttaggcgtaatagtctcgtttttagttcgattttgaagcgttggtcaagataagttatttgcatggtcaagtcaagttatttgcatgtttgtCATGTTAGAATttggtcgcagcgagcctggaaacgatccaacccaattggtaaaataactcaggaatttaattataatacgtgcataaatataaaagtttatttttgagatttatgcgatatgtcttgtggccacttcaaactcatgggattgcagcttatgggattattacttcacccggtgacttacgaccggttcatgttcatgtatgggtacggatacagtccaagggctgtggtgatctctaccgcccagtatactgtggtttagtctgatcagacatgcatgttatgttacgttacgttatgggccacttgcgtagaacattatctcaacagaaaattatgatatgctattttacaacagggctctatcgagcaaacattttacgtacgattttcagttatgcacgtatttataattattcatggcacgattttcacgttacgctttacgatacgatatttttacattacgccaaattttatgatatatttacttgttattcacgatatatgcatgctgggtctttagactcactagacttgattgatgtaggtactgacgatgcagaggctgagtgcggggaccagtgagttagctcggatcagcggtagtacgaacccgaggacctcacgtttaattattcagttttatgttcaaactcttgttataacttttatatattttaagttattgtttaaaacattattcagtttccgctgctatgtttatgtaaaccgttgggttattttacgaaactttttatacgttgcaagtttatttatttaaagagaaaatttttaataattccgcaaaattatgaatacgaaatacgggtcatcacagttggtatcagagccatgtttcttgtaaagggttgtacttacTACTGAtatcgagaagctcacgaagtcacgtcttcaaTCTGTAAGTCCTACTTTCAcgtattacaatttttttttaccatGAAATAGTTTACCAGCATGTTCTCctgaaatattttatcagtatattctcataaaaaaaatattttatgtcaagattatgttttagtaaatatatatttaaatttcaagaaaaatagtaGAATTATGCATGATTGGTTACGTAAGGATTTTACATggtacagtatgcctcctagacgagcTATTGACCGCCTGAGGGGTGCTGAGAGCGAGGCTGATGAGACTCAGAACCGTTATGAGGATAGAGGTCCAccgccacctcctccaccacctgaTATGCATACCCAGATGATGgcgggtatgactcagttcttcgcacagtttgcggggaacaatgctgcagcGGTAGAAAGGCCGCCTAGACCCGAGGCTATATGTGAGGGGTTCATGAGGatgaacccgaaggagttcactgggacgtctgatcccatggttgctgagggatggattaagtccctagAGGTTACTTTCAGATTTATGGAGCTGGAGGATGTTGACAAGGTCCGCTGTGCGACCTATGTttttggaggagacgcccgtCTATGGTGGGAGCATCTGTAGCTCTGGATCTAGCTACTCTCAGTTGGACGCGCTTTAGAGAGGTATTCTTCTCTAAGTATTTTACTGATGACGTGCGTTcgaggttgaccagggagtttatgacctTGAGACAGGGtgacatgactgttacggagtttatctgtaagttcgagaggggttgtcactttgtatcCCTGATCGCGAACGACGAGGGTGCCAGActtaggcatttcatggatggattgcggtcgatcttgcgccgtgatgttagggttgcTGGCCCTATGAcatatgaggtcgctgtctctaGAGCTCttgctgcagagcaggatcagagagATATCGAGAATGACCGCCAGGGTAAGCGGCCATTTCAGGCGCCCCACCGCCCttctcagcagcagcagcagcagcataagaggcctttccatggcCCATCAAGGAGCAGAGATCAGCAGCAGTAGCAGGGACGTGTGGTCCCGAGGAGGCAGGAGTACCCGGTCTGTGCCACgtgcacacgccgccatacCGGAACTTGCATGTATGGCTCTGGGAAGTGTTTCAAGTGTGGCGGTACTGGCCATTTGCTAAAGGATTGTCCTCAGGGGACATTGCCtactcagggcagagtgtttgcacTCCATGCAGCGGAGGCGAACCCAGGGACTATGCTCTTGACAAGTATCTTAaatctttaagtttatatttggaaAAATTTTAGCATATTTTATTCAGCgttttgggattaattgcttTGAATTATGGGGTTATAAGATTTGAACTTGGAAATTGTGATAAGATTGCATGTTCTATTCGGGTCGTTTTGGGAAtctaagttagaagaacttttacCTTTGCATGTTTATAGGATTAATTCTGGTAAATTATTGGATTTAGATAGATGTTCTAACCTTTCAGGAAGAATATTTATAGGCGGAGCTTCTACGAACGCCTTGAttgattcaggggccactcattcattcatatctgagaCCTTTGCAAATTCCATCGAGGTCAAGACGATTGGATTGGATGTGGCGTATTATGTGGTTGTTCCatctggcgaggagatggcaacGACTAGCGTAGTACGAGACATAGTCCTCGAGCTTCATAGAAATCTTGTCTATGCGGATTTGATCGTgctgccaatgccagagttcGATATTatccttgggatggattggctgcACAAAAACAGAGTACTTATTGAttttcagcggagatctgttctagtccgaccgcttggAAGGGAGCAGTTCCTATTTGAGCCTGACAGGTACTTTAATTTGCCTATCATGATATCTTGTATTcgggctaggaagctcatgcataggggTTGTCGAGCATTCATTGCGACCATTATATCTGTTCCCGAGGTTCCCAGCCAGCCAGTTGCAGAAGTCCCAGTTGTCAGGGACTttttagacgtttttcccgatgacgtctctggtagaCCACCGGTACGAGAGGTTGAGTTTTCGATCGATCTTATGCCGGTACCACGCCTATCTCTAAGGCGCCATACAGATTAGCACCGTCAGAGATGGTTGAGCTCAAGAAACAGATTtaggagcttcttgacaaggagtttattcgcccgagtttctctccatggggcgcgcctgtcttattcgtgaagaagaaagacggatctatgaggctttgcattgactaccgggagttgaacagggttacagtgaagaataaatacccacttccgagatcgaggatttgtttgatcagttgcatggAGCCTTAGTTTTCTCCAAGAAAGATCTGCGTTCCggatatcaccagttgagggtgaaagacgccgatacTTTTAAGacggcttttaggactcgttatgggcacttcgagttccttgtgatgccgttcggtctgacgaatgcgccggcgatcttcatggatctcatgaattgtgtatttcagccgtatcttgatcagttcgttattgtattcatagacgacattctcgtctactcaaaagAGTCAAGAGGATCACAACAGGCATTCGACCGCAGTATTGCAGACGTTGCAGAGGCACAAGCTGttcgctaagttcagcaagtgcgagttctggttggagaaagtggcgttcctaggccacatcatatctagcag
The sequence above is a segment of the Primulina tabacum isolate GXHZ01 chromosome 6, ASM2559414v2, whole genome shotgun sequence genome. Coding sequences within it:
- the LOC142548126 gene encoding uncharacterized protein LOC142548126 isoform X2, producing MDNLVVKLLEKNGIGSGGSIGIGNDIGSGCDINRPNKSGNADNVNQHQAASRSNLKNVSHGDIPENTKCKLLHWCGDGVVAEGRIASTDSTVKVHHVPLVGSCWKVWVDRVLVEQVDLIRPNSEMIFLDDAVGSTVAWFSKFIVLYD
- the LOC142548126 gene encoding uncharacterized protein LOC142548126 isoform X1, with translation MDAISLVFGKEIRGRVRGMGFGVTPSKVGASLQQNRTIKQLQSMMHSLQQEVQQMRSIVFQNMRQQNEQEQSNLKNVSHGDIPENTKCKLLHWCGDGVVAEGRIASTDSTVKVHHVPLVGSCWKVWVDRVLVEQVDLIRPNSEMIFLDDAVGSTVAWFSKFIVLYD